One window from the genome of Serinibacter salmoneus encodes:
- a CDS encoding substrate-binding domain-containing protein, with protein MARSLRTRRTRTVGLLSDRIATTPYAGRLLSGAQDVALSNDHLVVLVNTDGDREIEVDAVATLASHQVDAMIYAAMWHRLVPVPEGLPPGTVFLDCRPEGGGFPAVVPDDERGGRAATEVLLASGHRRIAYIDADEEDLPIASGLRLAGYRAALLEAGITPDPALHVRAEVNAAGGRSALGRLIALPPRQRPTGIFCFNDRIASGVYSAAHRAGLEIPRDLSVVGYDDQQLIAAELDPPLTTVALPHEAMGRWATEVALGIREIEKDGEIHRMECPVVLRSSVGPPLTSITPASDGPTATPSGRTGATTEAVPGWQPGSEEGTP; from the coding sequence CTGGCCCGCAGCCTGCGCACGCGGCGCACCCGGACCGTCGGCCTCCTCTCCGACCGGATCGCTACCACGCCGTACGCAGGTCGGCTGCTCTCTGGCGCCCAGGATGTCGCGCTGAGCAACGACCACCTGGTGGTCCTGGTCAACACGGACGGCGATCGGGAGATCGAGGTCGACGCCGTCGCCACCCTGGCCAGCCACCAGGTCGACGCCATGATCTATGCCGCGATGTGGCACCGGCTCGTCCCTGTTCCCGAAGGCTTGCCGCCGGGCACGGTGTTCCTCGACTGCCGACCCGAGGGCGGTGGCTTTCCCGCCGTGGTCCCGGACGATGAGCGCGGGGGTCGCGCCGCCACCGAGGTGCTGCTCGCCTCCGGTCACCGACGCATCGCCTATATCGACGCCGACGAGGAGGACCTTCCGATCGCGTCGGGGCTGCGGTTGGCGGGCTACCGCGCGGCGCTGCTGGAGGCCGGCATCACCCCCGACCCGGCGCTGCACGTGCGGGCGGAGGTGAACGCGGCCGGTGGCCGATCCGCTCTGGGACGTCTGATAGCGCTCCCGCCGCGGCAGCGCCCCACCGGCATCTTCTGCTTCAACGACCGCATCGCGAGCGGTGTCTACTCCGCGGCGCACCGTGCGGGACTGGAGATTCCGCGAGACCTGTCCGTCGTCGGATACGACGACCAACAGCTCATCGCGGCCGAACTCGATCCACCCCTGACCACCGTTGCCCTGCCTCACGAGGCGATGGGGCGATGGGCCACCGAGGTGGCGCTGGGGATCAGGGAGATCGAGAAGGACGGCGAGATCCACCGGATGGAGTGTCCGGTGGTGCTTCGCTCATCTGTGGGTCCACCGCTGACCTCCATCACGCCAGCCAGCGATGGACCCACCGCCACACCCAGCGGTCGCACAGGAGCGACCACCGAGGCAGTTCCCGGGTGGCAGCCCGGGAGCGAGGAAGGAACACCATGA
- a CDS encoding LacI family DNA-binding transcriptional regulator: MRAKLSDVAAAAGVSTSTVSLVLNDRARRIPAATREKVRRPRPRSDTPRTPWPAACARGAPGPSASSPTGSLPRRTQVGCSLAPRMSR; the protein is encoded by the coding sequence ATGCGCGCCAAGTTGTCTGACGTCGCCGCGGCGGCGGGGGTCTCCACCTCGACCGTCTCCCTTGTCCTGAACGACCGCGCTCGCCGAATTCCCGCGGCCACCCGGGAGAAGGTGCGCCGGCCGCGGCCGAGGTCGGATACTCCCCGAACGCCCTGGCCCGCAGCCTGCGCACGCGGCGCACCCGGACCGTCGGCCTCCTCTCCGACCGGATCGCTACCACGCCGTACGCAGGTCGGCTGCTCTCTGGCGCCCAGGATGTCGCGCTGA